From the Deltaproteobacteria bacterium genome, one window contains:
- a CDS encoding ParB/RepB/Spo0J family partition protein, whose protein sequence is MRKLGKGLEALLPGPTPAVAPSELGVPVHEIVPNPEQPRRHFEDEALDLLADSIRRHGLLQPLVVRRIAGRYELIAGERRLRAARRAGLERVPVIVREARAEDRLELALIENVQRENLTPLEEAEAYRHLIDAHGLTQEKIAARVGKSRPA, encoded by the coding sequence ATGCGCAAGTTGGGCAAGGGTCTTGAGGCGCTCCTTCCGGGGCCCACGCCCGCCGTGGCGCCGAGCGAGCTTGGGGTGCCGGTCCACGAGATCGTGCCCAACCCCGAGCAGCCGCGGCGCCACTTCGAGGACGAGGCGCTCGACCTGCTCGCCGACTCGATCCGCCGCCACGGGCTGCTCCAGCCGCTGGTCGTGCGCCGCATCGCGGGCCGCTACGAGCTGATCGCCGGGGAGCGGCGGCTGCGGGCGGCGCGGCGCGCCGGGCTCGAGCGGGTGCCGGTGATCGTGCGCGAGGCGCGGGCCGAGGACCGGCTGGAGCTGGCGCTGATCGAGAACGTGCAGCGCGAGAACCTGACCCCGCTGGAGGAGGCGGAGGCGTACCGCCACCTGATCGACGCGCACGGGCTCACGCAGGAGAAGATCGCGGCGCGGGTGGGGAAGAGCCGGCCGGCGAT